In a single window of the Pontibacter russatus genome:
- a CDS encoding glycosyltransferase, protein MAARRVIIVGPAYPLRGGGMATFNERLAYAFQEAGDEVEIVTFSLQYPSFLFPGKSQYSDEPAPPGLRIKVLINSVNPLSWWGAGRYIYRQRPDLVIFRFWLPFMGPAFGTMARLIQRNGHSRILAITDNVVPHETRPGDVPFTKYFLSACHGFITMSRAVLQDLKQFEPQKPSIYLPHPLYDNFGATETKAAACAALNLDPAYNYILFFGFIRAYKGLDLLLQAMAAPALQQRPDIKLLVAGEFYEDAAPYHELVEKLNLQGHLVLHTNFIPNAAVRHYFSAADLVVQPYRHATQSGVTQIAYHFDKPMVVTNVGGLAELVPDGEVGYVVAPEPEAIATAVARFFTSGEAATFSRNIRHHKKKFSWEFFVKAIWDMAAKL, encoded by the coding sequence ATGGCGGCGCGGCGGGTAATCATTGTTGGTCCGGCCTACCCCCTGCGCGGCGGCGGCATGGCCACCTTTAACGAGCGCCTGGCCTACGCTTTTCAGGAGGCAGGAGACGAGGTGGAGATCGTAACCTTCAGCCTGCAGTACCCTTCCTTTCTGTTCCCCGGCAAAAGCCAGTACTCTGACGAGCCTGCCCCGCCCGGCCTGCGCATCAAAGTCCTGATCAACTCTGTGAACCCGCTTAGCTGGTGGGGCGCCGGCAGGTATATATATAGGCAGCGGCCTGACCTCGTGATTTTCCGGTTCTGGCTGCCGTTTATGGGCCCGGCCTTCGGTACCATGGCGCGCCTCATCCAACGCAACGGGCACAGCCGCATCCTGGCCATCACGGACAACGTGGTGCCGCACGAGACGCGCCCCGGCGACGTGCCCTTCACCAAGTACTTCCTCAGCGCCTGCCACGGCTTCATCACCATGTCGCGTGCGGTACTGCAGGATCTGAAGCAGTTTGAGCCGCAGAAGCCGAGCATATACCTGCCCCACCCGCTCTACGACAACTTTGGCGCCACCGAAACGAAAGCCGCCGCCTGCGCCGCGCTGAACCTCGACCCGGCCTACAATTATATCCTCTTCTTTGGCTTCATCCGGGCCTACAAAGGGCTGGACCTGCTGCTGCAGGCCATGGCAGCGCCCGCCCTGCAGCAGCGCCCGGACATAAAGCTGCTGGTGGCCGGTGAGTTTTACGAGGATGCAGCCCCGTACCATGAACTTGTAGAAAAGCTCAACCTGCAGGGCCACCTGGTGCTGCACACCAATTTCATACCCAACGCCGCCGTGCGCCACTACTTCAGCGCCGCTGACCTGGTGGTGCAGCCCTACCGGCACGCCACCCAAAGCGGTGTCACGCAGATTGCCTATCATTTCGACAAGCCCATGGTGGTGACAAACGTAGGAGGCTTGGCGGAACTGGTGCCGGACGGGGAAGTCGGCTATGTGGTGGCCCCGGAGCCGGAGGCGATTGCCACGGCGGTGGCACGCTTTTTCACCTCCGGAGAGGCAGCAACCTTCTCCCGTAACATCCGGCACCACAAAAAGAAGTTCAGTTGGGAGTTCTTCGTGAAAGCCATCTGGGATATGGCCGCAAAGCTATGA
- a CDS encoding glycosyltransferase family 2 protein, with protein sequence MQYPYDISVVVPLFNEEESLPELVRWIRRVMHAHEFSYEVILVDDGSTDRSWEVVCGIGAEDKAVKGISFNRNYGKSAALNEGFRRCTGEVVITMDADLQDSPEEIPALYDMIKNQKYDLVSGWKKKRYDPPSKTIPTKLFNAATRKLSGIQLHDFNCGLKAYRQLVVKSIEVHGEMHRYIPVIAKWNGFTRIGEKPVQHQERKYGTTKFGLERFVYGFLDLLSITFVSRFKKRPMHFFGTMGTLMFVVGLGITVWLILQKVLGLYQGGRVRDIVDQPLFFLALVAVILGVQLFLAGFLAEMISLVSNKRNEYLIRDRVGALKK encoded by the coding sequence ATGCAATACCCCTATGATATTTCGGTAGTGGTTCCCCTCTTCAACGAGGAAGAGTCGCTGCCTGAGCTGGTGCGCTGGATCAGGCGCGTGATGCACGCGCACGAGTTCTCTTATGAAGTGATACTGGTGGACGACGGCAGCACCGACCGCTCGTGGGAGGTGGTGTGCGGCATAGGCGCCGAAGACAAGGCCGTGAAGGGCATCAGCTTTAACCGCAACTACGGCAAGTCGGCCGCCCTGAACGAGGGTTTCCGGCGCTGCACCGGCGAGGTGGTCATCACCATGGACGCCGATTTGCAGGACAGCCCGGAGGAGATTCCGGCGCTGTACGACATGATCAAAAACCAGAAATACGACCTGGTGAGCGGCTGGAAAAAGAAGCGCTACGACCCGCCGAGCAAGACCATCCCCACTAAACTTTTCAACGCCGCCACCCGCAAGCTGTCCGGCATACAGCTGCACGACTTCAACTGCGGCCTGAAAGCCTACCGCCAACTGGTGGTGAAAAGCATTGAGGTACACGGCGAGATGCACCGCTATATCCCCGTTATCGCCAAATGGAACGGCTTCACCAGGATTGGGGAGAAGCCGGTGCAGCACCAGGAGCGCAAGTACGGCACCACCAAGTTCGGACTGGAGCGCTTCGTGTACGGTTTCCTCGACCTGCTTTCCATCACCTTCGTGAGCCGCTTCAAAAAGCGCCCCATGCACTTCTTCGGCACGATGGGCACCCTCATGTTTGTCGTGGGTCTGGGCATCACCGTATGGCTGATCCTGCAGAAGGTGCTTGGCCTTTATCAGGGCGGCCGCGTGCGCGACATCGTGGACCAGCCGCTGTTCTTCCTGGCCCTGGTGGCCGTTATACTGGGGGTGCAGCTGTTTCTGGCCGGTTTCCTGGCCGAGATGATTTCCCTGGTCTCCAATAAGCGCAACGAGTACCTGATCCGGGACCGGGTAGGGGCCCTGAAGAAGTAA
- a CDS encoding DUF4199 domain-containing protein, producing MTVAEKQPSVAAVAFKYGLIFGLMGIIFQTIIMIADLGDNRWLSSLGYIILIIGIVVAMKSYKEQNFGYMSYGQGLGIGTLLAAVFGFMSGLFTWVYTSFVDTGYMARMMEKQREQMVLQGLSDEQIDAGMAVAENFQGPLTMILGGTVLTLIVGFILSLIISAIMKNSRPEFE from the coding sequence ATGACTGTGGCAGAAAAACAACCCTCGGTGGCAGCTGTTGCCTTCAAATACGGTCTCATCTTTGGCCTGATGGGCATCATCTTCCAGACGATCATCATGATAGCCGATCTGGGCGATAACCGCTGGCTCAGCAGCCTGGGCTACATCATCCTGATCATCGGCATTGTAGTGGCCATGAAAAGCTACAAAGAGCAGAACTTCGGCTATATGTCGTACGGGCAGGGACTGGGGATCGGTACCTTGCTGGCGGCGGTGTTCGGCTTTATGTCGGGCCTTTTCACCTGGGTATATACCTCATTCGTAGACACCGGATATATGGCCCGCATGATGGAGAAGCAGCGGGAGCAGATGGTGCTGCAGGGCCTGTCTGACGAGCAGATAGATGCGGGTATGGCCGTGGCCGAGAATTTCCAGGGCCCGCTGACCATGATACTGGGCGGAACGGTTCTGACCCTGATTGTCGGTTTTATCCTGTCGCTGATCATCTCCGCAATAATGAAGAACAGCCGGCCGGAGTTTGAATAA
- a CDS encoding DUF4199 domain-containing protein, whose amino-acid sequence MFNQTITRVGIRYGVLCSLACFVLVLVLYFMGYNPFGDMGRLTYLPIPVFIFVAIRYFKLFHEGEIGFGRGLRVGLSVAFYTALTTAMLVFLFVYIAGPEVVQQHVAEMKALLEATREEQVKLLGEKKYEEAYQAMASLTPGMLAADDFLRRIFVGGIFSLIAAVFFRK is encoded by the coding sequence ATGTTTAATCAGACAATAACGCGGGTAGGGATACGCTACGGCGTGCTATGCAGCCTGGCCTGTTTTGTGCTGGTACTGGTCCTTTACTTTATGGGCTATAATCCCTTCGGGGATATGGGGCGGTTGACGTACCTGCCTATTCCGGTATTTATATTCGTGGCCATCCGGTACTTCAAGCTGTTTCACGAGGGTGAGATCGGCTTTGGCCGGGGCTTGCGGGTGGGCTTGTCGGTGGCCTTCTACACGGCGCTCACCACAGCCATGCTGGTGTTCCTGTTTGTATATATAGCCGGGCCGGAGGTGGTGCAGCAGCACGTGGCCGAGATGAAGGCCCTGCTGGAGGCAACGCGGGAGGAACAGGTGAAGCTGCTAGGAGAGAAAAAATATGAGGAGGCGTACCAGGCAATGGCTTCCCTGACACCCGGCATGCTGGCGGCCGACGATTTTTTGAGGCGGATTTTTGTAGGGGGGATATTCTCGTTGATTGCGGCCGTTTTTTTCCGTAAGTAG
- a CDS encoding dihydroorotase: protein MKILLQAATIYNPQSRYHSQQQNILIENGIITYIGQEAPEADETVATEGLCVSAGWVDMHAVVGEPGLEYKEDLHSLAAAAAAGGFTEVVCLPNTDPVVQTKGAISYIQNRSQQLPVTLLPAAAITIGAQGKDLTEMIDLHQAGAIAFTDGARPLQGVDILLKALQYVQLFDGLLMNKPEHTRLTEHGQMHEGEASTRLGMKGIPSLAEEVMVTRDLQLLAYTGGRIHFSLLSTAAAIEAVRQAKAAGLHVTCDVASYQAAFTDDTIRPFDTNYKVAPPFRSETDVAAIKQGLQDGTIDALVSAHIPHDTEAKKLEFDLADFGIINLETAFAVANTTLTDVLSVEQLVEKFTSGPRRVLRLPEPVIAVGEAANLTLFNPGAAWTPIAAATESKSGNSPFFGQQLKGKVLGTIHKGQAVLSQSF, encoded by the coding sequence ATGAAAATACTTCTCCAGGCAGCAACAATCTACAACCCACAATCCCGATACCATTCACAGCAGCAGAACATCCTCATCGAAAACGGCATCATCACCTATATAGGGCAGGAGGCGCCGGAGGCAGACGAGACCGTTGCCACAGAAGGCTTGTGCGTGTCGGCGGGGTGGGTGGATATGCATGCGGTTGTGGGCGAGCCCGGCCTGGAGTACAAAGAGGACCTGCATTCGCTGGCGGCGGCGGCGGCGGCGGGAGGCTTTACCGAGGTGGTGTGCCTGCCGAACACGGACCCGGTGGTGCAGACGAAGGGAGCCATTAGTTATATACAGAACAGGTCGCAGCAACTGCCCGTCACGCTGCTGCCGGCAGCGGCCATCACGATAGGCGCGCAGGGCAAGGACCTGACGGAGATGATAGACCTGCACCAGGCGGGAGCCATCGCGTTTACCGACGGCGCCAGACCGCTGCAGGGCGTCGACATCCTCCTGAAGGCGCTGCAGTATGTGCAGCTGTTCGATGGCCTGCTGATGAACAAACCCGAGCACACGCGCCTGACAGAGCACGGGCAGATGCACGAAGGGGAGGCCAGCACCCGCCTGGGCATGAAAGGCATCCCGTCTCTGGCCGAGGAGGTGATGGTAACCCGCGACCTGCAACTGCTCGCTTATACGGGCGGGCGCATCCACTTCTCTTTACTTTCTACGGCGGCGGCTATTGAGGCGGTGCGGCAGGCGAAAGCCGCTGGCCTCCACGTAACCTGCGATGTGGCCAGTTACCAGGCGGCATTCACCGACGATACCATCCGCCCCTTCGACACGAACTACAAAGTGGCTCCCCCCTTCCGGAGCGAAACCGACGTGGCAGCCATCAAGCAGGGCTTGCAGGATGGCACCATCGATGCCCTGGTGTCGGCGCATATACCCCACGACACGGAGGCGAAGAAGCTGGAGTTTGACCTGGCGGATTTCGGCATCATTAACCTGGAGACGGCCTTTGCCGTGGCCAACACCACCCTGACAGACGTGCTGTCGGTAGAGCAACTGGTGGAGAAGTTTACTTCCGGCCCTCGGCGTGTCCTGCGTTTGCCGGAGCCGGTTATTGCCGTAGGGGAGGCCGCCAACCTGACGCTGTTCAACCCGGGTGCCGCCTGGACACCGATAGCGGCGGCCACGGAATCCAAATCCGGGAACAGCCCCTTCTTCGGGCAGCAGCTGAAGGGAAAAGTGCTGGGCACTATCCACAAGGGGCAGGCGGTGCTTTCGCAATCTTTCTAA
- a CDS encoding BatA domain-containing protein — protein sequence MAFVYPAFLAALAAVAVPIILHLVQLRRAKRVIFSNVRFIQASKDLTASQRNLKELLILLCRILFVVFLVLAFAQPFLPASDAAAPADASEVAIVVDNSYSMQNLHTEQDLSLLNVATDRARDIIDIFPASTSFKVLSGGRPGHGATVQETEAEAQLSEIDFSAKDLAASLPSAANQPSHTFILSDFQKSTFHPSLLQEYDSATQVHLVPIKAVATTNVAVDSVYLEDEFIRPATDNVLHVSLFNAGEEALEDVPVRLILEDQQVAALSVNLPPQQATEAVMNFRVEGTGTKEAYVQVEDFPVEFDNTYYFVLSSSANITITEVTDNPSSSLQRLYQNEPFFDFTSYNTGNINYAQAGASDVIILNGVAEMPSALAATVANYVKAGGTVAVIPPASGEEAGYEALFQNLSIPANFTGATAAGSKTNVAPPDPSNPFFRSIFSEYDPKMQMPEAVRSVAWSRASEDILEFRGGTPFLSRFDRGSGHLYMMAAPLQQEYNTLANHALFVPIMYKLAIGSYKQQQALAYNLSGGTIQVPAVGNLQKEGVYALQKDSLAFIPEQQVRGGKLFFDTPAAMDEAGFYELRLQDSTITTLAFNYGKAESYLAQYSPDELRALVGPGHANVHIYDGGEAFSVRDAFEKRYFGVKLWKYCLILCLFFLMAEIALIRLL from the coding sequence ATGGCTTTTGTGTACCCTGCTTTTCTTGCTGCCTTGGCTGCCGTGGCTGTGCCCATCATTCTGCATCTGGTGCAGTTGAGGCGGGCGAAACGGGTGATATTCAGTAACGTCAGGTTTATACAGGCTTCAAAAGACCTGACAGCGAGTCAGCGGAACCTGAAGGAGCTCCTGATACTGCTTTGTAGGATACTATTCGTTGTGTTTCTGGTGCTGGCGTTCGCGCAGCCTTTCCTGCCTGCTTCGGATGCGGCCGCTCCTGCCGACGCCTCAGAGGTTGCCATAGTGGTAGACAACTCCTACAGCATGCAGAACCTGCACACAGAACAGGACTTATCGCTGCTGAACGTGGCGACAGACAGAGCCAGAGACATCATTGATATATTCCCGGCGTCCACTTCCTTCAAAGTGTTGTCCGGTGGCAGACCGGGCCATGGGGCGACCGTACAGGAGACCGAGGCGGAAGCCCAGCTATCGGAGATAGATTTCTCAGCGAAAGATTTAGCAGCCTCCCTCCCTTCTGCAGCAAATCAACCTTCCCATACCTTTATTTTGTCCGACTTCCAGAAGAGCACCTTTCATCCTTCGCTGCTGCAGGAGTACGACAGCGCTACGCAGGTGCATCTGGTGCCGATTAAGGCGGTCGCTACTACCAATGTAGCTGTGGATTCCGTCTATTTAGAGGATGAGTTCATTCGCCCTGCCACTGACAACGTGCTTCATGTAAGCCTTTTCAATGCCGGTGAAGAAGCGCTGGAGGATGTGCCGGTCAGGCTGATACTGGAAGACCAGCAGGTGGCGGCGCTGAGCGTGAATTTGCCCCCGCAGCAGGCAACAGAGGCTGTCATGAATTTCAGGGTGGAGGGCACCGGCACCAAAGAAGCCTACGTGCAGGTAGAGGACTTCCCGGTGGAGTTCGACAATACCTATTATTTCGTACTCTCGTCCTCTGCCAATATCACGATCACAGAGGTGACGGACAACCCTTCCAGTTCGCTGCAGCGCCTGTATCAGAACGAGCCCTTCTTTGACTTTACCTCATACAACACGGGTAATATAAATTATGCCCAGGCAGGAGCATCAGACGTCATCATCCTGAACGGGGTAGCAGAAATGCCATCTGCGCTGGCAGCCACCGTTGCAAATTACGTGAAGGCGGGAGGCACGGTAGCTGTGATCCCCCCGGCAAGCGGCGAGGAGGCGGGCTATGAAGCCCTGTTCCAGAACCTGAGCATACCCGCCAACTTTACCGGGGCAACAGCGGCAGGCAGCAAAACCAACGTAGCTCCACCTGACCCGAGCAACCCGTTTTTCCGCAGCATCTTTTCTGAATATGACCCCAAGATGCAGATGCCGGAGGCGGTGCGCAGCGTGGCGTGGTCCAGGGCGTCCGAAGACATTCTGGAGTTCCGGGGAGGCACACCTTTTCTGTCGAGGTTTGACCGGGGCAGCGGCCATTTATATATGATGGCGGCCCCGCTTCAGCAGGAGTACAACACGCTGGCCAACCACGCGCTTTTTGTGCCCATCATGTACAAACTGGCGATAGGCAGCTACAAGCAGCAGCAGGCGCTGGCGTATAACCTGTCAGGCGGAACCATTCAGGTGCCGGCCGTGGGCAACCTGCAGAAGGAAGGCGTGTATGCGCTTCAGAAAGACAGCCTCGCGTTTATACCGGAGCAGCAGGTGCGGGGCGGAAAACTCTTTTTTGATACACCAGCGGCCATGGACGAGGCAGGGTTTTACGAACTCCGACTGCAGGACTCCACCATCACCACGCTTGCTTTCAACTACGGCAAAGCCGAGTCTTATTTAGCGCAGTATTCTCCGGATGAGCTACGGGCACTGGTGGGGCCGGGCCACGCGAACGTGCATATATACGATGGAGGGGAGGCGTTCTCGGTGAGAGACGCGTTTGAAAAACGATATTTTGGCGTGAAGCTTTGGAAATATTGCCTAATATTGTGTCTGTTTTTCCTGATGGCCGAAATAGCACTTATTAGACTCCTCTAG